The sequence below is a genomic window from Setaria italica strain Yugu1 chromosome IV, Setaria_italica_v2.0, whole genome shotgun sequence.
TTTGGGACAACTCTCACCGTGCTAACTGTCTGTTCTTCTGATAAGCATAGTCCTCTTGTTTCTGGAAGATGGTGGTGACCCTGGTATCCACAGAAAACAAACAGTTACAGCTAACAGTATAAAGGGGGAGAGAAGGAAATTGGATTTTGAGCATGGTAAACATACAGCCTTCTCTCCTTCCATGGCTTCATTTAAAGCCTGTCTCTCTACCAGAAGCAAAGGAACCTGCTGTTCCACTTTCATATTCAGACCTTCGTAAAATTCCTGAATTTCAAGATACAGAGGTTGACACTCGCTTGTATCCATCACTGCGGAATCAAGGCACTCTAGGCAGAGCTTACGGCCATCATCCAGCAATACATATCTTGATTCCCTTGGCTGATAAGTAAATGAACCATGTTGGAATGAACTGATCCAAATTTCACACAAAGCACCTTATCTAACCATGAAGTATGGCCACAACACTAAAATACAAAAGCAGAACATTGTAACTGAACATACCTCCATTCTTTCACAACTACAGCACCTTGGAGTACCATCCACTTCATGTGAAGGACAGTATTTTTGTAGCCAGAAAGGATGTGCCCTATATTCAATAAGGCCATTCATATTTGTAGGAATCTGAAAATAAGGAACTGTAAGATGGTGCATATGAAAACCAAAAATATAAGTCAACTGTCAACACAAAACAACTTTCTACTCAGAACATAAACAATCAGCTACCTAAAATGTGCAACTAATTACAAGCTTCAGACCTTCCGTAGTTGCAACAATAAATAACTGAAACCATGAACATGGTCAGATATTAACAAGAATAAACATGGCAATCATTGAGAATGTAGAGGAAGTTACATTCTCCAGGAATGTGGAGGCAGATTTGATGTATTATTTCTTAACACAAAGAGGCATGTAAAACGTACAACGTTAATGACTTCTAACGTAAGCAGATAAGATCAGAGTAATGAAGTGATTCTTACAAATTGCTTGCAGACATCACATTTTGGGTGAAACTGCTCCTTGTAGCAAGTTTTATGGTACGGATGATTCCCCGACATGGAGAACTGCAACATAGTATTGTAAGGTCAGTATATCAAAGCAATTGCTCAAAAAGTTAACAAAGAAGTTACCTCATAGTCGTATATTGGTTGACTGCAGGCATGGCAACGAAAACATTCTGGATGCCAAACAGCTCCCATGCAACTGAGAAAACGACCGTGACCAATCTCTCTGTGACATCCTGCACATGCCCTGCAGGAAAGTACACTTTCACATTAAATTATAGTGAAGAGAGAAAAAAGGCGGTCAGAATGATATCTTCCATGCCTATCAACCTAGTGTGTTTTAGAGCATTATAGCATCTTGTTACAATCGAAGCAACAAATCATACATAATTTCTTGTTTTTTTAACAGCATTGGAAAGTTCATGTCTACAATTTCTTGTTCTTTAGAGAGCATTGGAAAATTCTCATATCTGATGCACTTCTGTTTAAGAAAATCAGATCTTTCAGGACTTGACAATTTCCCAAAAGACTGGAACAAAAGATAAGGAAAGTGAATTGACATAACAATGTGCACACTGCACAATTTCCCCAATATCATATGAAAACTTCAGTTGTATACCTAAAGATGTTcagtattttcttttcttttttacattaatgatcatgccttgatgcATTTGACTTCTTTACTGCAAATGCAAACTCAACTGGAATTTGCTGATAAAAAATTGAGCCTAGCTCAGTTGGTGGAAGGTACGGGTGTACATTTCCACCATCCAGTTTCCATTCCGCTTTAACTTTAATTTTATGCCTATCTTCTTCTTAACACAAAATATCTAGTTCCTACTAGGTAGTATCATTAAAACACAATGACTACACCCATTGAAAATCTGCTGGTATGAGCTCTCAATCAAGACACATTCTCTCATTGAGATTAGTAATATTTGCCAAGCCATTAAACAGAATGTGGTATAAAAGAATTAATACTTAAGTCAATGTACTAGTCATTCTGATAGAACAAATAAGATGTGTTATCCTTTTAGCACTGTTATGCAGCGTTCATGATTTCATTTATTGCACTTCCTTTTTGGTGAACTATAATGTCAGTTTAGTTATATACTTATTTGCTATTTCATAAACATGAACATATCCACACAAAACTCAGTAAAGTAGCCTAGTTGAAATGAACCTGAATCCAGATGAGAACATAAATGGTAATGGTTGATATGCATTGCCACCATTTGCGGTGCCATTTTCACGAGGTGGTTGATATGTACTGCCACCATTGGCGGCGCCAGGTTCACGAGGCGGATGATATGTATTGCCGCCACTGGCACTGCCATTTCTGCAAGGGGGCGATTCAACATTCAAGCTTTCCTGGATAGCTCTTGCAAGTAGCTCATCGTCCTCCAAATGTGTATCCTTGTctagaaggggaaaaaaataaacCAGAAAGTGTCACACACATTAACTGCATGAATTCATACGGAATTTTTGTAACAGCATCTGAGACATATAGTACATTGAGTTACAGTAGTTCAAATAAAGCTTTGAACGCCAATTCGCCATACCCATACACTTCTATGTAATACTCACTTTTCAGGGATGCAATCCAGAGAAATATTCAGCAAGTTAATTTTCATATCTAACCATAGAAATTGGAGAAATCATTCTTCAACCCATCATCAAAAGTAAACACACAGATGCCAAGAAAGGATGCCAAGACAAACAATTAACTGCATGATAATTTCTTGCTTTCTTTTGGATGGAACTGTATCGCTCTGTGTTTCCATTTACCTAAGGAATCCACAGAAATCTAGAACAAACTAATTCCACTTAAAAATGGATAAGATAAACGAGTTTCTTGATGAACATTAGACAAGGTCACAAAAATGAACAGGAAGAAAATAATTATCTTAAAAGAAATACTCCCCCTGACTGTACTATTATCATATGCAGTGGACTAGcttcaaattctttttttttaaaaaaacagatAATACGAGAAAGCGCACTTCTCTAAAACACTAAGTACCTTGACAAATGTCATGGCATAGGTAAACATAAGTGATAAGCACTTCTCTAAAACATTATGAACCTGGATGAATGTCAATGCATAAATTAGCAAACATAAAAGGGGACAGCTAACAGAAATGAAACAACAGAAGAGTTTTAACATTCTTTTGGATAATGAACACTTGAGGAGCAGGAGGAATATAACGCATACTAACCTATTGTCTTTGCCtttctttgttcctcttctAATAGAGAGAGCGCTATAGCACGGTCAATATCCTCATTGTTAAACTCTGAAAGTAAGTCCTACATTGCATGTGAATATTTGATCAATATCAATAGAATTATACTTTGTTTCTTAGAAGCTTATTATGAAAAAGGTACATAAGCCAGATATATAGCATTTTTTAGGAAGCAGTTGGTGCCATCTGGAACCTTATTAGAAGGTTGTAAGCGCACAGAAATTGGCTGTATATGTACACATTGATTGAAGCATCAACGTagccacaaccacaaccacaactaATAATAAGGGAAATGTTGCTTTCATATTACCAATCTCAATACATTTTCCTAGATCAGTacctataaaaagaaaatgttGATTGACAAGATACAGTTGAGTAAAAAGCTGTCTTTTCAAGCCATTGAGGTACAAAGCTCTATGCATTGTATACAAATCGGAGCCTTTTTCCCCATAACAGGAACAGGACAAGTTCTTTTGGAGCTCATGCCAAATGCATCTCCTTTGGCTACACTAGATAAATAGAATGACCTCCTTTTATCCTGAACTAGATTAGGAAGTACCGAGGGACTCCAATAAACGATATTGTCCAAAAACACAAAGTAGTAAAGGTATTGAATAAGGTTCTTACAGTCACAACAGGAGAGCTAGAGGGTTCATTCCATGATGTCTCTTCAGCAGGCCTGCTGTGATACTGCCCTTCCGAGATATTGTGGGTTGAACCTCTAAAAAACTTCGTCAGCCAACCCATATTGCTCAAAATGGCAATGGAACAATAGCTGTTATCTGCAAATTATAAGGCAAGTTAGGACACGCAAAACCAGCGGTGAGATTAAAGTGGGGTGAAATTGAACCCCCAATTTTTATTGGAAACCAAACTGCACCATCACCCTGGGTGCCAAGTTCGATTGTGCAAGTGTCAATAGATTATTAACCTTCCAAACAGAGAACGTAGTCAAACCATCGATGACTCGATTAGATTAGTACGGAACCACGCAACAGGCAAATCCGCAACCGTACGGAACCGTGCCAAAGGAAGGATTTGGATTGGTTGTTCCAATCAGACAATCACTAGTGTTAGGCTCTAGAATCCATCCAGAGCACGCAGGGGGTGCTTACCAGGAGGCGAGGCCGATCCAAGTCCGGATGGATCTCCGCTCCACGGCGCCCGTGGAGGCTGGGAGGCGGCGAGCGAGGCTTCTCCTCGAAGAGAGAGACCAGGCTTGGCCTGTAGCAGCTGCCCCCCAGAAACCGGCGGCGATGCCCCGCGCAACAAATTGCCAGGAAGTAAACGAGCCGGCGAAGGAATCGGAAGAGAAATCCGGAGAgcggaggaagggggagggagGCAGGCGGCTGGGGGGAGCGGGATGGGCGAGGGAGCGACCGGGCGCGAGCGGGCAGGTTGCGATCCTACCAAGACGAAATGGcccctccctttttttttcggGGGCCTTCGGCCGGGCTGGCCTCCCTTGCCTTTTTCAGGTGATctcggcgaggagaggaggcgcggcggccgacgcggtGGTCGGCGCGGGCGGGCCGATCGGCCGCCAGGACCAGCCCGGGTTCGGGAGGGGCCGCCGCGTCGCGTCAGCCGTCAGGTGCCCGTGCCCAGGCGCAGGCCGAGAAAAGAGAAGCGGGTAGCTGGGGTGGGGCTCCGGCTACGAAACCGAGGAAGGGAAGAGCCGGGGTGTACGCGGACACGCGAGACAAAGAAATCCGAAAACGGCAGCCGGGATAGCGCCCAGAAAGTCGCTGGGAGGCATTCTCTTCacgcctccggcctccggcctCCGGGCTTGGAGCGATTGATCTCTGATTTGTCTCATTCCACGCGCTCTTgaatttttctttgaatgggGAAACACGTTTCTCTTCGGAAGGATCTCTCTTCCTGTCAGTCTGCTAATCCCAAAAATAGACGCCGTACCAGAGCATCGCGAACGAAAACAAGCAAATCACACAGTGACAGTACCTTTGGTAAGTGCTGCTTTGGGCTTTCCGTTGGCGTAAGGCAGTATAACACTCGTTTAACAACTGATCGCACCAGTACATTTACAGCATTCACAGGAGTTACATATTCGTCGCATAACATATCACATATGCTCTCGCGGATGCTTGTACAATACGATCTCCTCCTCGAGCTCGGTCCTGTCGCCGCTCACCAGCACCCAGACCTCGGAGATCTTCTCGACGCGCCCTTCAGAGAGATCGGCGATGGTGAAGGCGCGCGAGGTTGGAGCCACCGACGCCGATCCCTCAGGGTGATTTTGCTCGTCGCTGGGACTCGCTTGCGCGTACCTCACTCTGGGCACAACCGCTCCGTTCAGGTATATGGTGCCATTGGCTCCAAAGGCGATCATCTTCCTCAGGCCTCTCCCGTAGGCTAGGCTCTTGTGCATGTGCCCGAACACGACCAGCGGGATGGAGACTCCGGTTTCCCTTTGCAGATCGGAGATGGCTCGCTCGAGGTCTGCAGAGTTTTTGTTTGAGCTTGTCATATGAAGTAGTTTGAAGGAGAAGTAAGGTAACTAGAGGGAAAGTATTGCATGAACATCAGACCTGGATCGCCATGGTCACCGCCACCAGGTACCCAATCCCGCCCACAGATATCATCCATTCTTGAACCTAGACCTGCATAACCATAAATATTAACATGAGGCATGTTATGACTTCAAACTATTTGTTCATGTGGTTCATGTACTATCTATGAAATCCATTCAATTAAATGTTCAGACACCTGTTGGTCCATTATGTGCAAGCAGTACAACAGAATGGCCCTCTGGTGCACTTGTAGCAGCATCGTATATCTTCTTTGCACTCCCAGCCATATCGTTGACACCCCTACATGGTAATTTTAATTACAGTAAGTGGTCAATACTCGGTAGTGACAATGGATCAAAGTACAGGTATCAGCAAGAGCTAAAACGAGAGCAAGAACATCGTGTGATGCTTATTTACAAAGTGAGGCTAGATTTCCTGAAGAATATTTAGCTAGAGCTGCGAAGTTCCTATGTAGTCTACTATTTGGTCTTAACAGCAAGGACAAAAAATGAAGAGTAATCCAGGGGCAAATGGTGACAATTGGGGGTTGGATTGTGTTAATCATAGTTAGTGTCTTATGAATAAGAACAAAATAAGCTAGCTCCATAACCAAAATCAAGTGGACAGCCAATTAGTGTGCATATCTATCTGGTCGTAGGTAACCATCCTTCTAAAGAAACTAAGAAAGATAAGCCTTCCATCAAAACACCTGTGTATAGAACAGTGATGGACAACAGCAAACTCAAATGAACAGGCATCACCATTccacccagcttcctcctacgTCCTAACCAAGGTCATTCCAGTAGTAATTTTACTACCTAGCAAAAGCACCTGATAAGCGTTAAGTATATCAAGGCCCATATATATTGTAGGCCCAGTGATATAACGAGGAATCTCACCACTCCAAAACATTGAATCAAGGTGTCAATTCCTGTTTCTTTTGAAACCCTAGTCCAGGATTAGTTTAGGTTTCCAGATCTGGAACTTGatggaaaatttttaaaataattcAAGAAATAGTCAGTTTTCTTATTCTTGGTTATTACCTCATAGCCACTCTCATTTGCTCCAGCATTTCAGCTATTACTTGTATTCATTTAGCCAACTCTATCAACAAATGTGTGCAAGAAATCTATATGTGCTGGGATCACGCAGCCGAGTGGCACGCACATCGAAATGGGAGAAATTGTATACAGGAAATGCAATTGATGAAGAATTAACTCCAACAGTCCATGTTTAACTATTAAGGAAATGGCAAAGAAATATCAAGTACTAAACAGAAAAGTTATAAACATATTTATGCACTAGTAAGATATATCTTACCAACCATTTCAATAGAAGCTTTGGTCTAAATAGTCTATCACCCCCACAGGAAAATGGCCGCCCACCAACAATACTAAGCTTTATTGTTGGAAAATCCAAACATTTGTACCCAACATGCTGCTCACCAAGGCTGATATTAACAAGAAAATGGAAATAAATTATAAGTACTATTGATCATTTCCAGCTTAGAGAGTATGATAGTCAAGTGAAGAGCAAGAACAACTGACACCCAGAATTATTCTACATGGCTATAACCTGATTGCACCATTGAGTAGTTAGACTGAAAATCAGCTTTTCACTTAGTCCTAGAAGGCTAGTGCAGTTTTACCCAATTAATTTCAAAAAAGGTTCTATGTTATGCCGATTTCATTCTTCTAAAGaggaaagagaaaataaatcatgaaattACTAAGCAATAAAGCTGAAATTCATAAGTGTCACGAATTACTAGGTACTAAAGCTGAAATTCATAAGTGTGAGACAGTGGAAGAGCATAACAGCAATTATGCAATCTGGAAGATGCATTTGTTCAACATTTACTTCAACAAATTTCCTTCAATGCCATACTGCAGTCATGCAACATATTGCAATAAACACAAAAATTTATTGCATAAATAAGGAATATCTGACCTTCCAAGCTGAAGACGAACACGATCTGCCTTCCTGAATGCCAACAGAGTACAAGatgatataaaaaagaaaatttaaTGAAATTACTTTTGTACTTTCTCCTTGCCAGATGAAAGTATGATTCTTACTTCTCTGAGAATTGATATGTGTGCCAGCAATCATGATTACCAAGAATTGCTGCCTTTGGCAACTGAAGGTCCGAAATGCTTTTgacaagttcaacattttcatTACCATAGTCCCCTGCCATAGATTGAGGGGAGAAAACAGAAGATGGCAACCAACAAGAATCTAAGCGTTGTTTCACAAAGTAACTAAAGGGTAAAACATGAAATACAGAAAATATGGAAAGGGGCATACCTGTAAAAAGTACCAAATCCGGCTGTGTTTCACAGAGAGAGCAAGTTAGAACTTATGGTGAAAACAGAGTGATTTTCATACAAATATTTTCTGTCAAATTCTAATGTCACTGGGAGTGGTAGCATCTATTGCAAGTGCATGGCAAGCATAGGGAGCCCGATTGAATGCACATTCTAGACAATACCACATAGTAGAACTAGAGAGAAGCTACATATGAAATGTACACACCACAATAAAATATCTAATGGACTAGTGTATCAAAAAGCTGAAAGCGCAATATGCAATACCTGAAGAAACTGGAGTGCCTTTGAATCTTCCTCAAGGGCCCAATCATTGTGCTGCACAGTTCAACACATAAACACCAAATTAGTACGGAGTACAACATACAATCAGATCTAAGCACATGATTACATGAATTTTAAACCCGGAAGCATAAACGCTACAAGAGTTACTACTATAACTGATGGTCTTGTCAAACCACAAAAGTAAGC
It includes:
- the LOC101785773 gene encoding protein DA1-related 1, producing MGWLTKFFRGSTHNISEGQYHSRPAEETSWNEPSSSPVVTDLLSEFNNEDIDRAIALSLLEEEQRKAKTIDKDTHLEDDELLARAIQESLNVESPPCRNGSASGGNTYHPPREPGAANGGSTYQPPRENGTANGGNAYQPLPFMFSSGFRACAGCHREIGHGRFLSCMGAVWHPECFRCHACSQPIYDYEFSMSGNHPYHKTCYKEQFHPKCDVCKQFIPTNMNGLIEYRAHPFWLQKYCPSHEVDGTPRCCSCERMEPRESRYVLLDDGRKLCLECLDSAVMDTSECQPLYLEIQEFYEGLNMKVEQQVPLLLVERQALNEAMEGEKAGHHHLPETRGLCLSEEQTVSTILRRPRMAGNKIMEMITEPYRLTRRCEVTAILILYGLPRLLTGSILAHEMMHAWLRLRGYRTLSPDVEEGICQVLAHMWIESEIMAGSGSSAASSSSGSSTSASSKKGGRSQFERKLGDFFKHQIESDTSTAYGDGFRAGNRAVMQYGLKRTLEHIRLTGTFPF
- the LOC101786179 gene encoding uncharacterized protein LOC101786179; this encodes MVVRCCCSSSSWSAAGAAVAARASANAPPPRSSSPSSRTSRRAMDPAAGAGRGRVRIAVVGDVHNDWALEEDSKALQFLQPDLVLFTGDYGNENVELVKSISDLQLPKAAILGNHDCWHTYQFSEKKADRVRLQLGSLGEQHVGYKCLDFPTIKLSIVGGRPFSCGGDRLFRPKLLLKWGVNDMAGSAKKIYDAATSAPEGHSVVLLAHNGPTGLGSRMDDICGRDWVPGGGDHGDPDLERAISDLQRETGVSIPLVVFGHMHKSLAYGRGLRKMIAFGANGTIYLNGAVVPRVRYAQASPSDEQNHPEGSASVAPTSRAFTIADLSEGRVEKISEVWVLVSGDRTELEEEIVLYKHPREHM